One segment of Tamlana crocina DNA contains the following:
- the recO gene encoding DNA repair protein RecO, producing MLVTTNAIVLSKLRYKDNDLIVKCYTQKLGVMSFLLRGVLKSKKGNSKAAYFQLLSQLQIVTTYKNNRGLQSIKETKPHCIYSSLHTHVLKSAIVMFLSEVLASTLQEEEQNENLYHYLENTLLWLDSQAEYSNFHLLFLVKLTKYLGFYPDLTNIEFQYFNLLEGEFELKPSGKHSIYGEDLTLLKTLLGTTFDALSDIKINAKQRQSFLGKILLYYELHLGSFRSPKSLQILNQVFS from the coding sequence ATGTTGGTAACCACAAACGCTATTGTACTCTCTAAATTAAGGTATAAAGACAACGATCTTATCGTTAAATGTTATACCCAAAAGTTGGGGGTGATGAGTTTTTTGCTCCGAGGTGTTTTAAAGAGCAAAAAAGGAAACTCCAAAGCGGCCTATTTTCAGTTGTTATCACAATTACAAATTGTAACGACATATAAAAACAATAGGGGTTTGCAATCCATAAAAGAGACAAAACCACACTGTATTTACTCCAGTTTGCATACCCATGTGTTAAAAAGCGCTATTGTTATGTTTCTTTCCGAAGTGCTGGCCAGTACGTTGCAGGAAGAAGAACAAAACGAAAATCTGTACCATTATTTGGAAAATACACTGTTGTGGCTAGACTCTCAGGCCGAATATTCCAATTTTCATTTATTGTTTTTAGTGAAGCTTACCAAATATTTAGGGTTTTACCCAGACTTAACTAACATTGAGTTTCAATATTTTAATTTGTTGGAAGGCGAGTTCGAGTTAAAGCCCAGTGGCAAGCACAGTATTTACGGAGAGGATTTAACTTTGCTAAAAACCCTCTTGGGCACAACATTTGATGCATTATCAGATATAAAAATCAACGCCAAACAAAGGCAGTCTTTTTTGGGCAAGATTTTATTGTATTATGAGTTGCATTTAGGTAGTTTTAGATCGCCAAAATCCCTACAGATATTGAACCAAGTTTTCAGTTGA